One window of the Anaerolineae bacterium genome contains the following:
- a CDS encoding ABC transporter permease: MKKEKAKPQVTYVRKRLPSTPVPREREGSPWTGLWAVVTKEMADHLTSVRMHILEVLIALTAIGTVYAAVSSGNVRASGNEFLFLKLFTTAKKPLPSFVDFLGFLVPLIAIALAFDAVNGEFSRHTLPRVLSQPIYRDALLMGKFLAGLFTQALIYSVIWLLVFGLGIVTLGIPPTGEEVGRALWLLLGTVFYGGIWMALALLFSVVFRSPATAALASIATWLFFTVFWDVIAAGLSQVLAPVRYGTLEEIVRQTNTLLALSRMAPGVLFSEIVIALLYPTVRTLSFVLPVQAQGAILGTPLPLSQSVMLIWPHLTGLIAANLLLFALAYVLFQRQEVRA, from the coding sequence ATGAAAAAGGAGAAGGCTAAGCCCCAGGTGACCTATGTGCGCAAGCGCCTCCCTAGCACTCCGGTACCCCGTGAGCGCGAAGGCTCCCCCTGGACCGGCCTGTGGGCCGTGGTCACCAAGGAGATGGCCGACCACCTCACCAGCGTGCGCATGCACATTCTGGAGGTGCTCATCGCGCTGACGGCCATCGGCACGGTGTATGCGGCGGTGTCTTCGGGCAATGTGCGGGCCAGCGGTAACGAATTTCTCTTCCTCAAACTGTTCACCACGGCCAAGAAGCCCTTGCCTTCATTTGTGGACTTTTTGGGCTTTCTGGTGCCGCTTATTGCCATCGCCCTGGCCTTCGACGCCGTGAATGGGGAGTTCAGCCGGCACACTCTGCCGCGGGTGCTCTCCCAGCCCATCTATCGGGATGCCCTGCTCATGGGGAAGTTCCTGGCCGGGTTGTTCACCCAGGCGCTTATCTACAGCGTCATTTGGCTTCTGGTGTTTGGTCTGGGCATCGTCACCTTAGGGATTCCGCCCACCGGTGAAGAAGTAGGCCGCGCCCTTTGGCTGCTGCTGGGGACGGTCTTCTACGGCGGTATCTGGATGGCCTTAGCGCTGCTTTTCTCGGTGGTCTTTCGCTCTCCGGCCACGGCAGCCCTGGCCTCCATCGCCACCTGGCTGTTCTTCACCGTGTTTTGGGATGTGATCGCCGCCGGGCTGAGTCAGGTGCTGGCCCCCGTCCGGTACGGCACCCTGGAGGAAATCGTTCGCCAGACCAACACCCTGCTGGCCTTGAGTCGCATGGCCCCAGGGGTGCTTTTCTCGGAGATCGTGATCGCTTTGCTGTACCCCACGGTGCGCACCCTGAGTTTCGTCCTGCCAGTCCAAGCGCAGGGCGCCATCCTGGGCACACCGTTGCCGCTCAGCCAGAGCGTCATGCTCATCTGGCCGCATCTGACAGGCCTCA